One part of the Coffea eugenioides isolate CCC68of chromosome 10, Ceug_1.0, whole genome shotgun sequence genome encodes these proteins:
- the LOC113750593 gene encoding protein FAR1-RELATED SEQUENCE 5-like gives MEEALCPKIGMEFQSEDEAYNFYNRYGLVLGFSVRGDYLNKDKDGVVTSRRKVSISQGAQAEIANDAGISLKQSHELMGKETSRLGNIGYTRDDLKRYLRRKREGIKKTNKEYRPLGVFVGFNQFRQLIIFKATLLYDETIESFKWVFGTFVEAVCEKHPKTIFTDQDAALTATISAVMPSTYHGLCTFHIRVNFMKHIGNYYKDGSNLPNRFAECMYEIEDENEFIMAWDAMLKEHKLETNEWLRGIYAYRKKWAKCFMKGAWTARMRSTQLSESLNASIKKYLKLDHDLVQFFKLFNRVVDEKRYNELRIEYHSRQKLPMLGLQQTPVLIQAASIYSPSMFVAFQNEYDESTTMVILDQKHTTMHVEYSVSKYVGGRERRVTLNPITKDITCSCNLFEQEGILCSHALKVYDMVGTKFIPA, from the exons ATGGAGGAAGCATTGTGTCCTAAGATTGGCATGGAGTTTCAGTCAGAAGATGAGGCATACAACTTCTACAATAGGTACGGATTAGTTCTTGGATTCAGTGTTCGGGGAGACTACTTGAACAAGGATAAAGACGGTGTAGTTACATCGAGAAG AAAAGTAAGTATTTCTCAAGGAGCCCAAGCTGAGATTGCAAATGATGCAGGAATATCCTTGAAACAATCCCATGAACTCATGGGAAAAGAGACAAGTAGATTAGGCAATATTGGCTACACTCGTGATGACTTAAAACGCTACCTACgaagaaaaagagaggggaTTAAA AAAACTAACAAGGAGTACAGACCATTGGGCGTATTTGTGGGATTCAATCAATTTAGAcaattgattatttttaaagCAACTCTATTGTATGATGAGACCATTGAATCATTCAAGTGGGTGTTCGGTACATTTGTAGAGGCAGTTTGTGAAAAGCACCCAAAAACCATTTTCACGGATCAGGATGCAGCCTTGACCGCTACAATTTCAGCTGTTATGCCTTCAACATACCATGGTCTGTGCACTTTTCATATTAGAGTCAATTTCATGAAACACATTGGGAACTATTACAAGGATGGTAGTAATCTCCCAAATAGATTTGCTGAATGTATGTATGAGATAGAAGATGAAAATGAGTTTATCATGGCCTGGGATGCAATGCTAAAAGAACACAAGCTCGAAACAAATGAATGGTTGCGTGGTATTTATGCATATcgaaagaaatgggcaaaatgCTTCATGAAAGGCGCCTGGACTGCACGTATGCGTAGCACCCAACTAAGTGAGAGTCTAAATGCTTCCATAAAAAAATATCTGAAACTTGATCATGATCTGGTTCAATTCTTCAAACTTTTTAATCGAGTTGTTGATGAAAAAAGATATAATGAACTAAGAATTGAGTATCACAGTCGACAGAAGCTGCCAATGTTGGGATTGCAACAGACTCCCGTACTGATCCAGGCAGCTTCTATATACTCTCCATCCATGTTTGTTGCATTCCAGAATGAATACGATGAATCCACTACAATGGTGATTTTGGATCAAAAGCATACTACAATGCATGTGGAATACAGTGTCAGTAAGTATGTTGGAGGAAGGGAGAGAAGAGTGACATTGAATCCAATAACTAAAGACATTACTTGTAGTTGTAATCTTTTTGAGCAGGAAGGAATCCTATGCTCACATGCTTTAAAGGTGTATGATATGGTTGGAACAAAGTTTATTCCTGCTTAA